In the Burkholderia cenocepacia genome, one interval contains:
- the andAc gene encoding anthranilate 1,2-dioxygenase large subunit AndAc, whose amino-acid sequence MEQTESPVVFATRGDASDVTFPHDDGSRVPYKVFSSRAVYDREQERIFRGPTWNFVALEAEIPNAGDFKSTFVGDTPVVVTRTEDGALSAWVNRCAHRGAQVCRKSRGNASSHTCVYHQWSFDNQGNLLGVPFRRGQKGMTGMPADFDPKQHGLRKLRVDSYRGLVFATFSDEVAPLPEYLGEQMRPWIDRIFHKPIEYLGCTRQYSKSNWKLYMENVKDPYHASMLHLFHTTFNIFRVGMKARSIPDANHGLHSIITVTKTGDDTSAAYKQQNIRSFDEGFHLEDESILDLVSEYDEDCTNHIQPIFPQLVIQQIHNTLVARQILPKGPDNFELIFHFFGYADDTPELRALRIKQANLVGPAGYISMEDTEATELVQRGTVRDADATSVIEMSRGNPEQQDTVITESLIRKFWVGYQKLMGY is encoded by the coding sequence ATGGAGCAGACAGAATCGCCCGTCGTTTTTGCCACGCGCGGCGACGCGTCCGACGTGACCTTCCCGCACGACGACGGCTCGCGCGTGCCGTACAAGGTGTTCAGCTCGCGGGCGGTCTACGATCGCGAGCAGGAACGCATCTTCCGCGGGCCGACGTGGAACTTCGTCGCGCTCGAAGCGGAAATCCCGAACGCCGGCGACTTCAAGAGCACGTTCGTCGGCGACACGCCGGTGGTCGTCACGCGCACCGAGGACGGCGCGCTGTCCGCGTGGGTGAACCGCTGCGCGCACCGCGGCGCGCAGGTATGCCGCAAGTCGCGCGGCAACGCGAGTTCGCACACGTGCGTCTATCACCAGTGGAGCTTCGACAACCAGGGCAACCTGCTCGGCGTGCCGTTCCGGCGCGGCCAGAAGGGGATGACCGGGATGCCGGCCGATTTCGATCCGAAGCAGCACGGGCTGCGCAAGCTGCGCGTGGACAGCTATCGCGGGCTCGTATTCGCGACCTTCAGCGACGAAGTGGCGCCGCTGCCCGAGTATCTCGGCGAGCAGATGCGCCCGTGGATCGACCGGATCTTCCACAAGCCGATCGAGTATCTCGGCTGCACGCGCCAGTATTCGAAGTCGAACTGGAAGCTGTACATGGAGAACGTGAAGGACCCGTATCACGCGAGCATGCTGCATCTGTTCCATACGACCTTCAACATCTTCCGCGTCGGCATGAAGGCGCGCTCGATTCCGGATGCGAATCACGGGCTGCACAGCATCATCACGGTGACGAAGACGGGCGACGATACGTCGGCCGCGTACAAGCAGCAGAACATCCGTTCGTTCGACGAAGGTTTCCATCTGGAGGACGAATCGATCCTCGATCTCGTGTCGGAATACGACGAGGACTGCACGAACCATATCCAGCCGATCTTTCCGCAGCTCGTGATCCAGCAGATCCACAACACGCTGGTCGCGCGGCAGATCCTGCCGAAGGGCCCGGACAACTTCGAGCTGATCTTCCACTTCTTCGGCTATGCGGACGACACGCCCGAGCTGCGCGCGCTGCGCATCAAGCAGGCGAACCTCGTCGGGCCGGCCGGCTACATCTCGATGGAAGACACGGAGGCGACCGAGCTCGTGCAGCGCGGGACGGTGCGCGATGCCGACGCGACGTCGGTGATCGAGATGTCGCGCGGCAATCCGGAACAGCAGGACACGGTGATCACCGAGAGCCTGATCCGCAAGTTCTGGGTCGGCTACCAGAAGCTGATGGGCTATTGA
- the andAd gene encoding anthranilate 1,2-dioxygenase small subunit AndAd — translation MTEDMTTWFEIYMLQNRYIGHLDNDRLEHWPEMFTEDCTYEIVPKENADLGLPVGIVHCTNQRMLRDRVVSLRHANIYEEHTYRHMTSGLTIVAERDGEFDTESNYVVVQTRSNGESNVYQAGKYYDTVVRTPDGLRYKTKRVIYDTSRVQTLLATPI, via the coding sequence ATGACGGAAGACATGACGACGTGGTTCGAGATTTACATGCTCCAGAACCGCTACATCGGGCACCTCGACAACGACCGGCTCGAACACTGGCCGGAGATGTTCACCGAGGACTGCACGTACGAAATCGTGCCGAAGGAGAACGCCGATCTCGGGCTGCCGGTCGGGATCGTCCACTGCACGAACCAGCGGATGCTGCGCGACCGCGTGGTGTCGCTGCGGCACGCGAACATCTACGAGGAGCACACGTACCGGCACATGACGTCGGGCCTGACGATCGTCGCCGAACGCGACGGCGAGTTCGATACCGAGAGCAATTACGTGGTCGTGCAGACGCGCAGCAACGGCGAATCGAACGTGTACCAGGCCGGCAAGTACTACGACACGGTCGTGCGCACGCCCGACGGCTTGCGCTACAAGACCAAGCGCGTGATCTACGACACGTCCCGCGTGCAGACGCTGCTCGCGACGCCGATCTGA
- the andAb gene encoding anthranilate 1,2-dioxygenase ferredoxin subunit AndAb — translation MTEATLAEWHPLGAFDEFSEDEPAARVAGQKPIAVFRIGDELFAMHDLCTHGHARLSEGYVEDGCVECPLHQGLIDIRTGAPKCAPITEPVRTYPIRIVDGQVEVNVG, via the coding sequence ATGACCGAAGCAACGCTGGCCGAGTGGCATCCGCTCGGCGCTTTCGACGAATTCTCCGAAGACGAACCGGCGGCACGCGTCGCCGGCCAGAAGCCGATCGCCGTGTTCCGGATCGGCGACGAACTGTTCGCGATGCACGACCTCTGCACGCACGGCCATGCGCGGCTGTCCGAAGGCTATGTGGAGGACGGCTGCGTCGAATGCCCGCTGCACCAGGGGCTGATCGACATTCGCACCGGCGCGCCGAAATGCGCGCCGATCACCGAGCCGGTGCGGACCTATCCGATCCGGATCGTCGACGGGCAGGTGGAAGTCAATGTCGGCTGA
- the andAa gene encoding anthranilate 1,2-dioxygenase system ferredoxin--NAD(+) reductase, producing MSADPFVIVGAGHAARRTAEALRERDATARIVMIGAERELPYDRPALSKDALLTDGGERRAFIRDAAWYDTQRIELRLGTRVDAIERDARRVRLDDGATVPYGRLVLATGSRVRPFGGAIDEGVAVHYVRTVDDARALRARLAPGRRVAVLGGGFIGLEVAAAARQLGCDVTVIDPAPRLLQRALPEVVGAYARRLHEARGVIFQLATLPRAIRRAPGGGAVVETDQGDVPADIVVVGIGVVPNVELAQAAGLDVDNGIRVDAGCRTADAAIFAAGEVTMHFNPLLGRHVRIESWQVAENQPAVAAANLLGADETYAELPWLWSDQYDCNVQMLGLFGSERTIVVRGDPASGPFTVFGLGDDGRIVAVAAANLGRDIGASRRLIAAGAVPDPAKLADPAVNLKTFL from the coding sequence ATGTCGGCTGATCCGTTCGTGATCGTCGGCGCCGGCCACGCGGCGCGGCGTACGGCAGAAGCACTGCGCGAACGCGATGCAACGGCGCGCATCGTGATGATCGGCGCGGAGCGCGAGCTGCCGTACGACCGGCCGGCGCTGTCGAAGGACGCGCTGCTGACGGACGGCGGCGAACGGCGCGCGTTCATCCGCGATGCCGCGTGGTACGACACGCAGCGCATCGAGCTGCGGCTCGGCACGCGAGTCGACGCGATCGAGCGCGACGCGCGGCGGGTGCGGCTCGACGACGGCGCGACGGTGCCGTACGGCAGGCTCGTGCTCGCGACGGGCTCGCGCGTGCGCCCGTTCGGCGGGGCGATCGACGAAGGTGTCGCCGTGCACTACGTCCGCACGGTCGACGATGCGCGTGCGTTGCGTGCGCGACTGGCGCCCGGGCGCCGCGTGGCGGTGCTCGGCGGCGGCTTCATCGGCCTCGAGGTCGCGGCGGCGGCACGCCAGCTCGGTTGCGACGTGACGGTGATCGACCCGGCGCCGCGGTTGCTGCAGCGCGCGTTGCCGGAAGTGGTCGGTGCGTACGCGCGCCGGTTGCACGAGGCGCGCGGCGTGATTTTCCAGTTGGCGACGCTGCCGCGCGCGATTCGGCGCGCGCCGGGCGGCGGCGCAGTCGTCGAGACCGATCAGGGCGACGTGCCGGCCGACATCGTCGTGGTCGGCATCGGCGTGGTGCCCAACGTCGAGCTGGCGCAGGCGGCCGGGCTCGACGTCGACAACGGGATACGCGTCGACGCGGGCTGCCGCACGGCCGATGCCGCGATCTTCGCGGCCGGCGAGGTGACGATGCACTTCAACCCGCTGCTCGGGCGGCATGTGCGGATCGAATCGTGGCAGGTGGCCGAAAACCAGCCGGCCGTCGCGGCCGCGAACCTGCTCGGCGCCGACGAGACCTATGCCGAGCTGCCGTGGCTGTGGTCCGATCAGTACGACTGCAACGTGCAGATGCTCGGGCTGTTCGGCAGCGAGCGCACGATCGTCGTGCGCGGCGATCCGGCGAGCGGGCCGTTCACGGTGTTCGGGCTCGGCGACGACGGCAGGATCGTCGCAGTGGCCGCGGCGAACCTGGGGCGCGACATCGGCGCGTCGCGCCGGCTGATCGCGGCAGGGGCGGTGCCCGATCCGGCGAAGCTGGCCGATCCGGCGGTGAACCTGAAAACGTTTCTGTGA
- a CDS encoding DUF445 domain-containing protein: MTPDKALELKRSKRRALWLLLAAVAVFVTTILLPRGPWVDGFKAVAEAAMIGALADWFAVVALFRRVPIPFVSRHTEIIPKNKDKIADNLAVFVREKFLGPDALAAQIRQHDPARKLGAWLGEPANTDALGGYVTKLMSFALDMTDDARIQSFVHDAFRAVIDRVDLSQSAGAILDTLTKDGRHQALLDDAIEQVVDVLDKEENREVIAGFIVEWLKTQYPKVEKIMPTQWFGENGARMLASAVSRVLEGVAADPEHELRQRFDRTVVRLTERLKHDPAFIAKGEEIKRYIRDGDAFNEYARDLWDQLRAWLKADLARPDSALHRQAATLGGWLGARLAGSPALRASLNEHVERAVHEMAPDFADFLMRHIRDTVRNWDAREMSRQIELNIGKDLQYIRINGTLVGGLIGLGLYLVSLVPRWAAGWLH, from the coding sequence ATGACGCCAGACAAAGCTCTCGAACTGAAACGCAGCAAGCGCCGCGCGCTATGGCTGCTCCTGGCCGCCGTCGCGGTGTTCGTCACCACCATCCTGCTGCCGCGCGGCCCGTGGGTCGACGGTTTCAAGGCCGTCGCCGAAGCCGCGATGATCGGTGCGCTCGCCGACTGGTTCGCGGTCGTCGCGCTGTTCCGTCGCGTACCGATCCCGTTCGTGTCGCGCCATACCGAGATCATTCCGAAGAACAAGGACAAGATCGCCGACAACCTCGCGGTATTCGTGCGCGAGAAATTCCTCGGCCCCGACGCGCTCGCCGCGCAGATCCGCCAGCACGATCCCGCGCGGAAGCTCGGCGCGTGGCTCGGCGAGCCGGCGAACACCGACGCGCTCGGCGGCTACGTGACGAAGCTGATGAGCTTCGCGCTCGACATGACCGACGACGCGCGGATCCAGTCGTTCGTCCACGATGCATTCCGCGCGGTGATCGACCGGGTCGACCTGTCGCAATCGGCCGGCGCGATCCTCGACACGCTGACGAAGGACGGCCGCCACCAGGCGCTGCTCGACGACGCGATCGAACAGGTGGTCGACGTGCTCGACAAGGAGGAGAACCGCGAGGTGATCGCGGGCTTCATCGTCGAATGGCTGAAGACGCAATACCCGAAGGTCGAGAAGATCATGCCGACGCAGTGGTTCGGCGAGAACGGCGCGCGCATGCTCGCGAGCGCGGTGAGCCGCGTGCTCGAAGGCGTGGCGGCCGACCCCGAGCACGAGCTGCGGCAACGCTTCGACCGGACGGTCGTGCGGCTGACCGAGCGGCTGAAGCACGACCCCGCGTTCATCGCGAAGGGCGAGGAGATCAAGCGCTATATTCGCGACGGCGACGCGTTCAACGAGTATGCGCGCGACTTGTGGGACCAGTTGCGTGCGTGGCTGAAGGCCGATCTCGCCCGCCCCGATTCGGCGCTGCACCGGCAGGCCGCGACGCTGGGCGGCTGGCTCGGTGCGCGGCTCGCCGGGAGCCCGGCGCTGCGTGCGTCGCTGAACGAGCATGTGGAGCGGGCCGTGCACGAGATGGCGCCCGATTTCGCCGATTTCCTGATGCGCCACATTCGCGACACGGTGCGCAACTGGGATGCGCGCGAGATGTCGCGGCAGATCGAGCTGAACATCGGCAAGGATCTGCAATACATCCGGATCAACGGCACGCTGGTCGGCGGGCTGATCGGGCTCGGGTTGTATCTGGTGTCGCTGGTGCCGCGCTGGGCGGCCGGGTGGCTGCACTGA
- a CDS encoding addiction module antidote protein — protein sequence MDKIKTRPWDSAEHLKTEDDMADYFDACLQEAGDDPAFIAHALGVIARARGMSQVARDAGLSREGLYKALSHDGNPSFGTILKVIKALGLQLHGARAAA from the coding sequence ATGGACAAGATCAAGACGCGGCCGTGGGATTCGGCCGAACACCTGAAAACCGAAGACGACATGGCCGACTACTTCGACGCCTGCCTGCAGGAGGCCGGCGACGATCCGGCCTTCATCGCGCATGCGCTCGGCGTGATCGCCCGTGCCCGCGGCATGTCGCAGGTCGCACGCGATGCGGGCCTGTCGCGCGAAGGGCTGTACAAGGCGCTGTCGCACGACGGCAATCCGAGCTTCGGCACGATCCTGAAGGTCATCAAGGCGCTCGGCCTGCAATTGCACGGCGCCAGGGCTGCCGCATGA
- a CDS encoding type II toxin-antitoxin system RelE/ParE family toxin, translating to MVDTLQSVPYSAPTFSIRTTDVFEAWFAGLPDRVARRRIQARIDRLSMGNPGDWKSAGSPVVEMRIDHGPGYRVYYVRRGTIWVILLCGGDKSTQQADIRAAHAMLAHLDME from the coding sequence ATGGTTGACACCCTGCAATCCGTGCCCTACAGTGCGCCTACGTTCAGCATCCGGACCACCGACGTCTTCGAAGCGTGGTTCGCCGGCCTGCCGGATCGCGTCGCGCGGCGGCGCATCCAGGCGCGCATCGACCGTCTGTCGATGGGCAATCCGGGCGACTGGAAATCCGCCGGCTCCCCCGTCGTCGAAATGCGTATCGACCACGGCCCCGGCTATCGCGTCTATTACGTGAGGCGCGGAACGATATGGGTCATCCTGCTCTGCGGCGGCGATAAGTCGACGCAACAGGCCGACATCCGCGCCGCGCACGCAATGCTCGCGCACCTCGACATGGAGTGA
- a CDS encoding acetolactate synthase large subunit, which produces MKASDLFVKALEAEGVEYVFGIPGEENLDLLESLRRSRIKLVLTRHEQAAGFMAATYGRLTGRTGVCLATLGPGATNFVTAAAYAQLGGMPMLMITGQKPIKSSKQGHFQIVDVVDMMQPLTKFTRQIVSIGNIPSAVREAFRRAEEERPGAAHLELPEDIAHEEGDGKPIPRSYSRRPVAEEKAVAHAVDAIKAARHPLLMIGAGGNRKTTCKMLLEFVDKTGIPFFTTQMGKGVIDETHPLWLGNATLSDGDFVHRAIEQADCIINVGHDVIEKPPFFMRTDDKTVIHVNFLGAQVDPVYFPQIEVVGDIANAVWQMKEALTPQSHWDFERFKMIKAHFDAHLEKGQHDPRFPMYPVRIVNDLYKALPVDGIVCLDNGMYKIWFARYWRAHEPNSLLLDNALASMGAGLPSAIATKIVHPQRKVIAVCGDGGFMMNSQELETAVRLKLDIVVMILRDDAFGMIRWKQENMNFPDFAMTLQNPDFVSYAQSYGAHGHRVESADDLEPLLRECFSSPGVHVIDVPIDYSDNERVLNREIKRLSAQL; this is translated from the coding sequence ATGAAAGCATCGGATCTGTTCGTGAAGGCGCTGGAAGCCGAAGGCGTCGAGTATGTGTTCGGCATTCCCGGCGAGGAAAACCTCGATCTGCTCGAATCGCTGCGGCGGTCGCGGATCAAGCTCGTGCTGACCCGGCACGAGCAGGCGGCCGGTTTCATGGCCGCCACCTACGGGCGCCTGACGGGCCGCACGGGCGTCTGCCTGGCGACGCTCGGCCCGGGCGCGACCAACTTCGTGACGGCGGCCGCGTATGCGCAGCTCGGCGGGATGCCGATGCTGATGATCACCGGGCAGAAGCCGATCAAGTCCAGCAAGCAGGGCCACTTCCAGATCGTCGACGTCGTCGACATGATGCAGCCGCTCACGAAGTTCACGCGGCAGATCGTGTCGATCGGCAATATCCCGTCGGCGGTGCGCGAGGCGTTCCGGCGCGCGGAGGAAGAGCGCCCCGGCGCCGCGCACCTCGAACTGCCCGAGGACATCGCGCACGAGGAGGGCGACGGCAAGCCGATTCCGCGCAGCTACAGCCGACGGCCCGTGGCCGAGGAGAAGGCGGTCGCGCACGCGGTCGACGCAATCAAGGCCGCGCGACATCCGCTGCTGATGATCGGCGCAGGCGGCAATCGCAAGACCACCTGCAAGATGCTGCTCGAATTCGTCGACAAGACGGGCATCCCGTTCTTCACGACGCAGATGGGCAAGGGCGTGATCGACGAGACGCACCCGCTGTGGCTCGGCAACGCGACGCTGTCCGACGGCGACTTCGTGCATCGCGCGATCGAGCAGGCGGATTGCATCATCAACGTCGGCCACGACGTGATCGAGAAGCCGCCGTTCTTCATGCGCACCGACGACAAGACCGTGATCCACGTGAACTTCCTCGGCGCGCAGGTCGATCCCGTCTATTTCCCGCAGATCGAGGTGGTCGGCGACATCGCGAATGCGGTGTGGCAGATGAAGGAGGCGCTGACGCCGCAATCGCACTGGGATTTCGAGCGCTTCAAGATGATCAAGGCCCATTTCGACGCGCACCTGGAAAAGGGCCAGCACGACCCGCGGTTCCCGATGTACCCGGTGCGGATCGTCAACGACCTGTACAAAGCGCTGCCGGTCGACGGCATCGTCTGTCTCGACAACGGGATGTACAAGATCTGGTTCGCGCGCTACTGGCGTGCGCACGAGCCGAACTCGCTGCTGCTCGACAACGCGCTCGCGTCGATGGGCGCGGGCCTGCCGTCGGCGATCGCGACGAAGATCGTGCATCCGCAGCGCAAGGTGATCGCCGTGTGCGGCGACGGCGGTTTCATGATGAATTCGCAGGAGCTCGAAACGGCGGTGCGGCTGAAGCTCGACATCGTCGTGATGATCCTGCGCGACGATGCATTCGGGATGATCCGCTGGAAGCAGGAGAACATGAATTTCCCCGATTTCGCGATGACGCTGCAGAACCCCGATTTCGTGTCGTACGCGCAAAGCTACGGCGCGCACGGGCATCGCGTCGAGTCGGCCGACGATCTCGAGCCGTTGCTGCGCGAGTGCTTTTCGTCGCCGGGCGTGCACGTGATCGACGTGCCGATCGACTACTCGGACAACGAGCGCGTGCTCAATCGCGAGATCAAGCGCCTGTCGGCGCAACTTTGA
- a CDS encoding aldehyde dehydrogenase family protein produces MLKETYPYYLANEAVYANTDLEVTDKFSGKVATRVALADAKAIDAAIAAAVDATKPMREMPAYQRQAVLDHCVARFRERFDELAEALCIEAGKPINDSKGEVTRLIDTFRVASEESVRIDGEIVNLEISARAQGYTGYTKRVPVGPCSFISPFNFPLNLAAHKVAPALAAGCPFVLKPASRTPIGALIIGEVLAETDLPKGAFSVLPAHRDGADLFTTDERFKLLSFTGSPAVGWALKEKAGKKKVVLELGGNAAAIVDADQRDRLDYVVERLAFGAYYQSGQSCIGVQRILVHADLYDALREKLIAKTRSLKMGDPKDPSTFVGPMISESESRRLSGWMDAAVAAGAKIVAGGKVDGAMFEATLLENVGREQDLYRKEAFGPVAILEKFDRFDDALARVNDSDFGLQAGVFTDSLTHAHRAWDELEVGGVVINDVPSFRVDNMPYGGVKDSGLGREGIRYAIEDMTEPRLMVVRRR; encoded by the coding sequence ATGTTGAAGGAAACCTATCCGTACTACCTCGCCAACGAAGCCGTCTACGCGAACACCGATCTGGAGGTGACCGACAAGTTCAGCGGCAAGGTCGCCACGCGCGTCGCGCTGGCCGACGCGAAGGCGATCGATGCGGCGATCGCCGCGGCCGTCGACGCCACCAAGCCGATGCGCGAGATGCCGGCCTACCAGCGGCAGGCCGTGCTCGATCATTGCGTCGCACGCTTTCGCGAGCGTTTCGACGAGCTGGCCGAGGCGCTGTGCATCGAGGCCGGCAAGCCGATCAACGATTCGAAGGGCGAAGTCACGCGGCTGATCGACACGTTCCGTGTCGCGTCCGAGGAATCGGTGCGCATCGACGGCGAGATCGTCAATCTCGAGATCTCCGCGCGGGCGCAGGGCTATACGGGCTACACGAAGCGCGTGCCGGTCGGCCCGTGCTCGTTCATCTCGCCGTTCAACTTCCCGCTGAACCTGGCCGCGCACAAGGTCGCCCCCGCGCTCGCGGCCGGCTGCCCGTTCGTGCTGAAGCCCGCGAGCCGCACGCCGATCGGCGCGCTGATCATCGGCGAGGTGCTCGCGGAAACCGATCTGCCGAAGGGCGCGTTCTCGGTGCTGCCCGCGCATCGCGACGGCGCCGACCTGTTCACGACCGACGAGCGCTTCAAGCTGCTGTCGTTCACCGGCTCGCCGGCCGTCGGCTGGGCGCTGAAGGAGAAGGCCGGCAAGAAGAAAGTCGTGCTGGAGCTCGGCGGCAACGCGGCCGCGATCGTCGATGCGGACCAGCGCGACCGGCTCGACTACGTGGTCGAGCGGCTCGCGTTCGGCGCGTACTACCAGTCGGGCCAGAGCTGCATCGGCGTGCAGCGGATTCTCGTCCATGCGGATCTTTACGACGCGCTGCGCGAGAAGCTGATCGCGAAGACGCGTTCGCTGAAGATGGGCGATCCGAAGGACCCGTCGACCTTCGTCGGCCCGATGATCTCCGAATCCGAGTCGCGCCGGCTGTCGGGCTGGATGGACGCGGCCGTCGCGGCGGGCGCGAAGATCGTCGCGGGCGGCAAGGTCGACGGCGCGATGTTCGAGGCGACGCTGCTGGAGAACGTCGGGCGCGAGCAGGACCTGTACCGCAAGGAGGCGTTCGGCCCGGTCGCGATCCTCGAGAAGTTCGACCGTTTCGACGACGCGCTCGCCCGCGTGAACGACAGCGACTTCGGGCTGCAGGCCGGCGTGTTCACCGATTCGCTCACGCATGCGCACCGCGCATGGGACGAACTGGAGGTCGGCGGGGTGGTGATCAACGACGTCCCGTCGTTCCGCGTCGACAACATGCCGTACGGCGGCGTGAAGGATTCGGGCCTCGGCCGCGAAGGCATCCGCTACGCGATCGAGGACATGACCGAGCCGCGGCTGATGGTCGTGCGGCGCCGGTAA